In Mustela lutreola isolate mMusLut2 chromosome 1, mMusLut2.pri, whole genome shotgun sequence, one genomic interval encodes:
- the CSN2 gene encoding beta-casein, translated as MRVFILACLVALALAREKEELTVSTETVESLSSSEESITHINKQKLENIKREEQQQREDERQNKIHPLAQQQPLVFPNANPTPFAILPQNVLPLAQPAVVLPLPQPEIVQVPQIKENILATRKMMPFLKSPVAPLLNSQIQNLAEPENLHFAQLQPQPLPLPLPLPMPQPLPLPLPLLQPLMQQIPQPLPQTPMLAPQPLLAIPQSKVQALPQQVLPVPQRNMPLQAFLLYQQPSPEAHPVTQPLAPVYNSALSDCLVVMNNPPTNYHACTLNLIP; from the exons ATGAGGGTCTTCATCCTTGCCTGCCTGGTGGCTCTTGCTCTTGCAAGAGAG AAGGAAGAACTCACTGTATCCACTGAG aCTGTGGAAAGCCTTTCCAGCAGTGAG gaaTCTATCACGCACATCAACAAG CAGAAACTTGAGAATATTAAGCGTGAGGAACAGCAGCAAAGAGAG gaTGAACGCCAGAATAAAATCCACCCCCTTGCCCAGCAACAGCCTCTGGTCTTTCCTAATGCCAATCCCACCCCCTTTGCTATCCTTCCACAGAATGTCCTGCCTCTTGCTCAGCCCGCTGTGGTgctgcctctccctcagcccgAAATAGTGCAGGTCCCCCAAATTAAGGAGAACATCCTTGCGACGCGCAAAATGATGCCCTTTCTGAAATCTCCAGTAGCGCCCCTTTTGAACAGCCAAATCCAGAATCTTGCCGAGCCTGAAAATCTGCACTTTGCTCAGCTCCagcctcagcctctgcctctgcctctgcccctgcccatgcctcagcctctgcctctgcctctgcctctgctccagcCCCTGATGCAGCAGATCCCCCAGCCTCTTCCTCAGACTCCCATGCTTGCTCCTCAGCCCCTGCTGGCCATCCCACAGTCCAAAGTCCAGGCTCTTCCCCAGCAAGTGCTGCCCGTCCCCCAGAGAAACATGCCCCTACAAGCCTTTCTGCTGTACCAGCAGCCTTCTCCTGAGGCCCATCCAGTGACTCAACCACTTGCCCCAGTTTACAACTCTGCTCTT AGTGATTGTCTCGTTGTAATGAATAATCCCCCCACCAACTACCACGCCTGTACACTCAACCTCATCCCTTGA